The Ranitomeya variabilis isolate aRanVar5 chromosome 7, aRanVar5.hap1, whole genome shotgun sequence DNA window cctgccatgtcaccacataggcgtcacaggtcggattggcaccgactttcatgacgcctacatggtgtcacaggttgggaaggggttaaggtgacAAAATGAGTTATAGCCAAAGGACATCTAAGGCGGAGATGTCCTTTCAAGAACTGACAATAGCTGTGTAAGCAGGCAGTCCTGGTAGCCCCCGACTTTAAGAAGAAATTTGTACTCCAGACAGACTCTTCAGAAATCAAATTACAAGCGATCCTTTCTCAGGAGATACACAAAAAAGTAGCACCCTGTtctctacctgagtaggaaactgtcAGCATGTGAGAAAAATGACTTATTTGTAGAAAAGAAATGCATGACAATAAAATGGGCTGTGGATGCATTGTGATACTATCTGTTAGGGTGAAAATTTTAATTAGTGCCAGACAATGCCCCATTCAGGTACATGAGGCAGGAAAAGGGTAAAAATGCTGTTGTTACCACTTGCTTCTTTGCCCTGCAGGATTTTTGCTTCTAAGTGGCACATAGAGCCAGGAAGTTACATGGTAATGCAGATGCTCTCTTGAGAATTCTATGTCTAGTGGTAGAAGATGCCAAGCTGCACGTCTTTAGGCAGTGGGGGGAGGTATGTAAGATGGCTGCCAGACACATAGCAAATGGGAgaaatgtatcacagaggtggattTCTCTGTGATATAATACATGGAGTAATGCTATTGTACACATAGTAATAAGAGCTGAAAAAAAGAGAAtgaacagcacctccaaaaatacaatgatctaatgccgctaAGCAAAAATATTTCTAACTGAACATAGGCTCTTAGTTTAATATTCTGATcaaactgtatgaagcccactgccacgtcacggcaaacctcgtagtgagtCCTACTGCCCTAACGGAGCGAAGCCGTGCGCCAACCACCACCAGagtggcaatgcaccagcaggttgAATGGACTGGTGCCCCACaggacccatgctgcaagactgagtccccatgactccaatacaagccgccccaccagcacacatccacagcaacaatggccaccacacagcacccacaccaaatgaaaggaaTGATCCATGATCCATGCGGCTTCAGCTAGCAGACTAgggcacccactgaccctcgtgtcttCATAGCTTCAAACACCAAGTGGTGCATTTCCACCACCTCTTCCACCTCCTTCTTAATGGACACGTCCCTGTCCTGGACAGCAACATTGCACCATAAAAACGCTAAAAATTTCAACCCTTAGACTGAAATTATAAAGGTTTAGTTCAAGTTGTTTAAAGATGATTAAACTAAAAATAAATCTAATTCCTTTATAAGTCTGAAGTAATTATTGTAATCACAACCACAGGGAAATTTCCTTGTGGGACATAATCACTTATTTCTATATTTCTTTCTCCCTGTTTTTTAGAACCATATATTATATAAGCCGAGTATAAAGCGATCATTCCCAGCACAAAAACAGGTGTGTGCCACAGAGCGCTGCGATCCATCGTTCTCTCTTCATGTTGTCTTGGAAGTAACCGAGGATCTTAAATGGAACATTATGTCTGCCGAAAAATTTCTGTCACTCAGAATCAGAACTTCATACAGCTGACTGATAAGCCAAAAAGCTTATTTTGAGACAACCTCTTGAATCTAGTGAGTATATTTGGCAGTTATGTTTTTAacattcttaattttttttatgctCTTTTTTGGTGTTATTGTTAAATTTTAGAATTTGTTGCTATTTCTGCAAATTTCAACCCTTATGTTAACATTTTATTCATAAAGTTCAATTTTACTTACAATTTTCTTAAAGGATTGTAAGTAGAAAGTGATTGGATTTATTCTCTGACATCTTTTTTCTTTCTAGATTTATGTGAACATCTCATGGACAACAACACATATACAACATTTCATATTCTACTTTTCACGTCAAACACCATTAATAAGCTGCTGGTTGCCGGGATTTTTTCAGCCATTTATTTTATTGCAATCACTTTGAATTCAGTGGTTATTGCGTTGATATGTCTGGACGTCCATCTACACACCCCCATGTATCTGTTCTTCTGTAACTTGTCCGTCATAGACATCTGCTACACCACAGTCATTATCCCGAAGCTTCTCCATATATTATTATCTGGGAATGGCCTGATATCTTTCACCCAGTGCTTCACCCAGATGTATTTTTACTTTACTGGAGCCGGTGTGGAGGAAATAATTTTCTTCGTCATGGGATTTGACCGATACGTTGCGATTTGTCATCCTCTGTCCTACCACCGGATCTTGAACAAGAAAATCTGTATCCTGATTGTTGTTTCTATCTGGATCTCGGCCTTTCTAAATTCTTCACTATTTATATGTTTTCTAATTAAAATGACCTTTAATAAGGTTGTTACTATTAAAAACATCTTCTGTGACGCCGTAGACGTATTTAATGCATCCGGTGGTGGCACCTATGACTTTTATATCTTACTCTATGCTGAGCTTGGGTTGTTTGGATTTCTCCCGGTTTTCTGCAATGTTTTGTCGTATATAAGAATAATTCGTGTGATTTTACACATTAAGTCAAAGGAAGGAAGAAGAAAAACCTTCTCCGCCTGCTTGTCCCACCTCATTGTCATGATAACTTACTACTCGACAGGTACAATGGATTACATGATGCCGTTCTCAGATGACACAGTGACCATCAAACAGATTTTATCAGCTTTTTACACCACGGTGGTGCCCATGGTCAACCCGCTCATATATAGTCTACGAAGCAGTGAAATCCTGAAGGCTCTTCAGAGGTTATTGAGGATCTAATAAAATATCAGTGATGTATTCATCATGTTAGATTGAAAAAAagccactatcctagacaaagtcgtaacaaaagcattagtagaaACGCGATCATGTATGAACTTTGGCCGAATTTTGCCAAGTTTTTTGTAAAAATGCTTGGGTGTCCGAATACAAATCTGACTGTGCTACATTTGTACTGAATTTGACATTTGCAAATGTTTTTCAAACAAGTTCTCTCATCTCTATGTGTGACAGCAGTGccagagatctcccctactgtatcatgttagtcacagaagaaagaaataTTTCAGTGTGGATGAGTCCTGTATAACAaaaaagatatgctccaaacaattataaAAATGAGATCTCTGCTACTATATCATATTAGTCACAGAAGAATTATTTCAATGTGGATAAAGCCTGTATTACAaaaaagatatgctccaaacaatttcaaactgagatctcccctactgtatcacgttaggaacagaagaattttttttgtgtgtgaatgAGTCCTGAATAACAGACTATATGCTCCAAACTATTTTAAACTGAGATGGCCGttactgtattacattagtaagagaagaaagaattgtttcactgtggattattcctgtatgacaaagaagatatgctccaaacaatttgaaACTGAGATCTTCCCTACGGTATCACGTTAGTCATGGAATAAAGATTTGTTTCAGTGtgcatgaggcctgtatgacaaagaagatatgctccaaacaattataaaaatgagatgtcccctactgtatcatgttagtaacagaagaaagaattgattCAATggagatgaggcctgtatgacaaagaagatatgctccaaacaatttcaaactgaaatCTCCCCTACTGAATtacattagtcacagaagaaagaaatatttaagtgtggataaggcctgtataacaaagaagatatgctctaaaaaaatctaaaaatgatatctcccctactgtatggcaTTAGTAactaaagaattgtttcagtgtggatgaggcctgtatgacaaagaagatactcTCCAAACAATTgtaaaaatgagatctcccctactgtatgacattagtaacagaagaaagaattgattCAATggagatgaggcctgtatgacaaagaagatatgatccaaacaatttcaaactgaaatCTCCCCTACTGAGTtacattagtcacagaagaaagaaataTTTCAGtgtggataaggcctgtataacaaagaagatatgctctaaaaattataaaaatgatatctcccctactgtatggcaATAGTAactaaagaattgtttcagtgtggctgAGGCCTGTTTGACAAAGAAGATATTTTCCAAATAATTgtaaaaatgagatctcccctactgtttgacgttagtaacagaaaaaagaattgtttcagtgtaaatgaggcctgtatgacaaataagatatgctccaaacaattataaaaatgagatctcccctactgtatgacattagtaatagAAGAAAGAATTGCTGATGAGGTGACAAAGAAGATATACTCAAAATAATTTCAAATTGAGATCTCCACTACCGTAGCACATTAGTTACAGAAGACATTTTTTGtgtgtggatgagacctgtataacaTAGGTCTAGATGCTCCAAttacaaactgagatctcccctactgtatcacgttagtaacagaagaatgttTTTTTAGCATGGATGAGGCCAGTACAGCCCAGAAAATATGCTTCAAACAGTTTCAAACTTTGATCTAGCCTGCGGTATCACGTTTGTCACAgaaattttttttactgtgcaacagctctgcacacagaacaatttcaccaccacgagatgacaaggtgggatatggctggCTGTAACACGTTTAGCAAccgaaaaaaatgtttatttttacagTGCAACAGCTGTGTAGAAAGGGTAATTTCActtccactaaatgacaaggtgggatatggcaggctgtatcacgtttagctacagaaaaaaaattcttATTGTGCAACACCTGCACAGAAAGttaaatttcactgccactaaacgaTAGGGTGAGATATAGTGTGCTGAATCATGTTGGAAACTGTAAAAAGCTCAAATCAAAGAACAATgtcaccgccactaaatgacaaggtgacataaGCCTTATTATATCACATTTAGCAATTGAAAATATAAGATTTAGAAAGGTCTATTCGtgaatggagcacaatagaagcagtgcacaacacacttctatgaaatttgccctgctgtctttgtctgtggacctcggcAAAGGCACACAAAAAACTGCTGGAAGGTCAAATTCACAGTCACACCGGAcagctatctaaactatctgacttagatATAACCATCTAGGTAACTAGCTAAAATATATCAGCACCCAGGCCCAGCAGCCTTTCTGTGCTGTTATATTGACAAAATAGCGCTAAAACAATAAGTCCATTCTTTATATAGTGAagcacatgtgatttcagcagccaatgacacaagtcatTGTGTCTATACATTGTGgacatttcctgtgccctgattggctagccacaatctgAACACAAAAAGTTAGAAGAAAAAATGCACAAGCATGCTACTCCTCTGGACTCTCCCCACCCCtttccctcatcaaacacatgtgcCACACTTATCCTACACCactactatcctagccaaagtgctcaaaatactttagtggcaatgcaaaaattttcctgcactttttaccaaatgttaccgatcTTTCCCAATTTTATTAAAATTCGCTCGTGTTTTCaatcacaaatccaaatgtgccatatttgtgccaaatttacatTTGGCCATCGTTTTTTGAACATGTTCACTTATCTTTAGTGCTTagccccacagctttaggcagaTGAGGGAGGTATGTAAGGTGGATGCCTGACAAATAGTGAATGGGAAATATATATCACAGAGATGGATGCCCTCTGTGATGTAAAAGGTGGAGTAATGCTATAGTACATAACAAGTGTAcgccgctaggttcagataggggcgggacaggtctaatgaattctttggaactctggagGAACTGTTACTCAGGGCGACCACATACTGCAGCTTCcacagg harbors:
- the LOC143786164 gene encoding olfactory receptor 8D1-like, which translates into the protein MYLFFCNLSVIDICYTTVIIPKLLHILLSGNGLISFTQCFTQMYFYFTGAGVEEIIFFVMGFDRYVAICHPLSYHRILNKKICILIVVSIWISAFLNSSLFICFLIKMTFNKVVTIKNIFCDAVDVFNASGGGTYDFYILLYAELGLFGFLPVFCNVLSYIRIIRVILHIKSKEGRRKTFSACLSHLIVMITYYSTGTMDYMMPFSDDTVTIKQILSAFYTTVVPMVNPLIYSLRSSEILKALQRLLRI